The DNA region CGGTGGCCTTCGGCCACCGCTTGGATTACTCCTCTTCCTCAACTTCAACAGAGATGTGGAGCTCTTCAAGCTGCTCTGGCCTGACGGTATCGGGAGCTCCGGTAAGGAGACACTGCCCTCTCTGTGTCTTCGGAAATGCTATAACGTCCCTGATGGACTCTTCCCCTCTCATTATGGCACAGAGTCTATCAAGGCCAAAGGCCATTCCGCCGTGGGGAGGAGCTCCAAACTTTAGAGCCTCAAGGAGAAAGCCAAACCTTTCTTTTGCCTCTTCGTCAGAGAGTCCAATAACCTTAAATACTTTCTCCTGTATATCCTCCCTGTGAATACGGATACTACCGCCGCCAATTTCAACGCCGTTTAGAACCATATCGTAGGCCCTTGCCCTGACGCTTGCTGGGTCTTCAAGGAGCTTTTCAACGTCCTCCTCTTTTGGACTTGTAAAGGGATGGTGAAGGGCCTCCCACCTGTTCTCTTCCTCGTTCCACTCAAACATCGGAAAGTCAACAACCCAGAGAACGTTAATCTTACTGTCGTCTATAAGGCCTGCCATCCTTCCAAGCTTTAAGCGCAAGTTAGAGAGGGCTGCGTTAACGACGTCAGGCTTATCAGCAACGAAGAAGAGTATGTCTCCAACTTCTGCCTCAAGCCTCTTTAGGATTTCATTCATCTCCCCTTCTGTAAAGAACTTAACTATCGGGGACTGAAGGCCGTTTGTAGTAACCTTTATCCAAGCAAGACCTTTAGCACCGTAAATTCCGACAAACTTTGTTAAATCATCTATCTCTTTCCTTGAGAGTTTAGCTCCGCCCTTAAAGTTTATAGCCTTAACTATTCCGCCGTTCTCAACAACAGTCCTAAAGACTTTAAAACCGCAAGTTTTAGCTACATCAGTAATTTCCTTTAGCTCAAGGCCGAACCTTGTGTCAGGCCTGTCCGTTCCAAAGCGTTTCATAGCCTCATCGTAGGTCATTACGGGAATCTCGCCAATTTCTACGCCAAGGAGCTCCTTATAAACAGTCCTAATAACCTTTTCGGCAACGTCCATAACGTCCCGCTCACTAACGAAGGACATCTCAAAGTCTATCTGTGTAAACTCGGGCTGTCTGTCTGCCCTTAGGTCCTCATCTCTAAAACAGCGAGCTATCTGGTAGTACTTATCAAAGCCTGCCACCATGAGTATTTGCTTAAAGAGCTGAGGGGACTGTGGAAGGGCGTAGAACTTTCCGGGGTAGATTCTGCTCGGAACTAAAAAGTCCCTTGCTCCCTCCGGAGTACTTTTTGTAAGGTAGGGGGTCTCTATCTCTATAAAACCTTCCTCGTTAAAGACTCTCCTTACTGTCTGGTAGAGCTTGTGGCGAAAGATAATGTTTTCCATCATTTTGTTTCTTCTTAGGTCAAGGAAGCGGTACTTGAGCCTTACGTCCTCCCCTACCTTAATATCATCCTCAATGAGAAACGGTAGCGGTAGGGACTTGTTGAGTATCTTTAGCTTTTCAGCGTATATCTCAACCTCCCCGGTCTTTAACTTTGGGTTCTCCGTTCCGGGAGGCCTCCTCCTTACAGTTCCTTCAACAGCTATAACAAACTCGTGTTTTAACTTTTTCGCCTTCTCAACAAGCTCCTCGCTTATATCAGGAGTAAAGACAACCTGAACTATGCCCGTTCTATCCCTTAAGTCGGTAAAAACAACTCCTCCGTGATCCCTCGTGGTGTCAACCCATCCGGCGACTCTAACTTTCTTACCTACGTCCGCAGTAGAAATCTCACCGCAGTAGTGGGTTCTCTTAAAGTCTCCAAGATGCTCAAGCATTCCCCTTACCTCTCACTTTGTTTTGACGGGTGAATTATAGCCCTTTTGTCTATAAGTTCATTCTCAGGAAGAAACTTCCTTGTAACCGGTAGAACGTAACTTGAATAAATTTGGCAATTCCTTAGAACTCTCCCCTCTGTTGAGATAAAGCGGAAGGAGTTAAGTCTCCAGCCTTCAATCTCTATTTTCTTACCTTCAATAGTAGAAGAAGTAAAAAGAGCATAAGCAAGAAGTAACACCGGCGGAACAAGCAAGAGATTTCTCCTGCCGGCAAGGATGAGAGTGAGCATTAGAACCATACAGACTCCTGAAAGCCAAAAAGGTACTTTAAAGTAAAAGACAAAACTTTTAGTCAAATTAAATAGGAACTGAGAAACTTTCAAGAAGTAAAAGCCGGCAAACTCAAGAGCTCTGACCAAGAAATCCAGCTTAAAGAGTGTAACCTCGCTTAAGAAAGAAAGAATTAGGAAGGGAGAAAAGAGGAAACCGGCAATAATAGAATTTATCGGCGAAAGAAAATTTACAGTTCCAAAAGTGTAAAGAACTACAGGAAGAGTAAATAGGAACGGCGCTATGGAGACCTTTAGCAATTTCGTAATTCTGCTGCCACCTGAAGAGGATAGCAAAAGAATACCAGCAACTGCGGAGAAAGAGAGAACCGCAGAAAGAGATATTCCACTGGTTATAACAGCTACCAAAAAGACAACACTAAGCAGGTAAAGAGGCGAAACTTTCCTGTAATTTTCAATACCCAGCGAAATAAAGAGCATAAAAAGGTAAGCCCTTACAGCAGAAGGGGGAAGACCCGTTAAAGGCATCAGGGGAAGGATAGAGAGTGTCGCCTTAGTCAGAGGTCTCTTAACCTTTAGGAGTTTGAGAAGTCCTGCGAGAGCTCCGATAACTATCCCAACGTGAAGTCCAGAAATCGCTAAGAAGGGATAAAGCCCTGATAGGAGAAAGTAGCCTTTAACGGCGTAGGGGAGCTCGTACCTTACCCCAAGGGTTACAGCCCCAACAACTGTAGAAATCGGGTAGTCAACGTTTTCTTCTACCTTCCTGTAGAGTGAATGCCTTAGGTTTGGAAGAAATCTATAGAGCCTATTTCCCTCCGTAAGAAGGTGTCCACTACCGTCAACAATATCACCGATTTTGACGTCATCCCTTAATCTTACTCTTTTCCCGTTTTCAAGAAGGGCAAGCTTTAAGTTTTCGCTCCTTTCGCTTATCCAGACAACTCTATCTGGAGAAGCAATCGGCCTAAAAAGGGAAAAAAAAGCAAGAAAGAACAAAACTAGAAGTATTCCGGGGACGAGCTCCCTTGCTCGGAATCTCGCAGCGTAATGGACAAAAAGGATAAAGACAGACATTAAAAGAAAGGGAAAAAACGGAGAGGCTGGCTCTCTTAGAGCCAGCGCAAAAAAAGAGAGAAAAAGAACGTAAACTGTGTGTTTTTCAAGAGGTCTTGAGACTACAGCTCAACCTCCTTGTGGCGAGATGCGTGACACTGAATATTAACGGCCACAGGAAGGGATGCTATATGGCAAGGATACCACTCAATTTTAACGTCAAGGGCTGTAACTTTTCCACCAAAGCCAGAAGGACCTATTCCAAGCTTATTTATCTCCTCAAGGAGCTCCTCTTCAAGCCTTGCATATCTTGGGTCGGGATTTCTGTGACCTATCGGTCTAAGGAGGGCTTTTTTAGCAAGGTATGCTACCTTCTCAAAGGTTCCACCTATTCCAACGCCAACGGTTATTGGCGGACAGGGGTTTGGACCCGCGTTGCTAACAGTCTCTATGACGAACCTCTTTACTCCCTCAATGCCATCGGCAGGTTTCAGCATTGCAAGGCGGCTCATATTCTCGCTACCGCCCCCCTTAGCGGCCACCGTAATTTTTACCTTATCTCCCGGAACTATCTCGTAGTGGATAACTGCTGGGGTGTTATTCCCCGTATTCTTCCTGTCAAAGAGGGGGTCGGAGACGATAGACTTTCTCAAGAAGCCTTCTGTATACCCTTCTGCAACTCCCTTATTTATTGCTTCCTCCAGACTACCACCGACAAACCTCACGTCCTGCCCGATTTCAACGAAGATAACGGCAAAACCTGTATCCTGACAGTAGGGAATTCTCTCCTCTGCCGCTATCCTTGCGTTTTCTTGGAGTATGTCAAGAACGTTTTTACCGACAGGAGATACTTCTTTCTCCTTACCCTCTTTAAAGGCGTTCAGGACATCTTCAGGGAGAAAGTAGTTTGCCTCCATACAGAGCTTTTTGACGGCTTCCCTTACACGGTCAACGTGAATTTCCCTCATCTTTTTCCCCTAAAGAGGTAGTTTCTCAACGAGCTTTCTTACGGACTCAACAGATTTTCTCCACTGCTGCCACTCTTCATCTGATAGGTCAAGCTTGATAATCTCCTCAACTCCCTCTTTACCAAGAACTATTGGAACTCCAACACAGAGGCCAGAAGCTCCGTAGTACTCACCAATTTCACCGTCAAGGTAAACGCTTGCAGAGAGGATTTTCCTCTTGTTCCAAAGAATAGCAATAACCATCTCCAAGATAGAAGCAGCCGGAGCGTAGAAGGCGCTACCTGTCTTTAAGAGCTGAACAATTTCACCACCGCCAAAGCGTGTCCTTTCAATTATTTCGCTCAGCTCCTCATCGGAGAGGAAGTTTGTTACAGGCATACCGCTAATTGTTGTGTACTTCCTAAGAGGAACCATATCGTCGCCGTGACCGCCAATAACAAAGGCCTTTATGTTTTCAACGGATATTCCTGTCTTTTCTGAGATAAAGTACGCAAAGCGGGCAGAGTCAAGAACGCCTGCCATTCCCATAACTCTTTCTTTTGGAAAACCTGTAACCTTTAAGGCAGTGTAAGTCATAGCGTCAAGAGGATTCGTTACAACAATTACGAAGGCATCAGGGGAATACTTTTTAATTTGCTCAGAAACGCTTTTTACAATTTCAAAGTTCTTAAAAAGAAGGTCATCCCTGCTCATTCCCGGCTTTCTGGGGAAACCGGCAGTAATAACAACGACGTCGGAATTTGCCGTATCGGCATAGTCGGCAGTTCCGGTAACGTGGGCGTTAAATCCAAGAATTGGAGAGGCTTCCATAATGTCAAGGGCTTTTCCCTTGGCTATACCCTCATCAATGTCTACAAGTGTTATGTCGGCCGTCTCTCTTCTTGCAAGGAGTAAAGCAAGGGTTGCACCTATGTTTCCTGCACCGACTATTGTTATTTTTTTTCTGTTCAAGGTTCCCTCCTTCAGGTGATGTTAAAAGGTGGAGAATATTTTAACACGAATTTAACACGCTTTTTACTTTCAGGTGATATGAGCTCTCCTCCCTCCCAAATGCACATACCTAATTAAAGCAAGTTTTTACTCTAAATCAGGGAATAGTTAAGCAGGAAGGCAAGAAAGGTAAATAGAAAACAAAAGGTCATCTCCCCCGTAAAGGGGAGACGACCTGATTATTTTTTCTTCTTCTTAGAAGCAAGCCATGCTCTTTTGCTTTCGTCGGCCTTTTTCTCAAGAGAATCCCAGTCAGGGATAGTAGTAGCCGTTGCAGGAGGAGCTGCTTCCTGAGCATGGGTTAAACAGCCCGGTTTTGGACAAGCTCTTATACACTCACCGCAGTAGATACAGAGGTAAGGATTGTAGTGGAACTCCTTAGTGTCGTCCTCGTTGTAGGTAAACCTTATAGCTCCCGGAGGGCAGACCATTTCACACTTGGTACAGAAGATACAGAGCTCCTTCTTGTAAACGATAAATCCCCTGTAGTTTGGAGGTGTTGGAGAGGGTTCAAGAGGATACTTTAACGTAGCAGGCTTTGAGAAAAGGTTTTTTATAGATTCAATTAGCATCTGCTTCACTTTCAACCTCCAATAAGTTGGTTATAGAGCTCCTCAACCGCCGGACTCTCTTTAGGAGAGAGCTTTTTATGGCAGTCTATACACTGGCCGATAACCTTGTGAGCCGGTGAAGAGCTCATCACCCTTGCTACAGAGTGGCAGTCAAAGCAGTCTGCTCCACATTTACTGCTTAAGGCCTTTTCATCGTGGTCTGGATGGCACGAAGTGCAACTTTTTAAAACCTCGTGGTTTTTATCAGCCGGTATGCTACTGTGGCACTTATAACAGTCACTACTACAGGAAAGAACGTGCTTAAACGGAAAGAAAAGAACTAATCCGATAAAAAGACAGAGGAAAAGTCTCCACATATCCTTTACCTCGCCGTACAGGACAGGCACGGGTCAAAACTTATCACAACAGCCGGAACGTCGGCGTACTCCATCCCGACAAAGAGCTCCCTCATAACTGGTATGTTAGCAAATGTTGGAACTCTTATCCTGAGCCTTTCAAGAACCATTTTCTTGTTACCCCTCACGTAGTAAAAGAGCTCTCCCCTCGGAGCCTCAATTCTAACGAAAGATTCACCCTCAGGAAGACCTTTAACGTTCACTTTTATGTCTCCCTCAGGCATACCGTCAAGGACGTTAAAGAGCATTTCTATGGAGTTAACCGTCTCCTCAGCCCTTACCATGTTCCTCGCGTACACGTCTCCTTCATCCCTTACAACCATACGGTAGCCAACTTCCTTGAAAGGCAGATAGTCAAACTCGTTCCTGACGTCAGTTGCAAGGCCAGAAGCCCTTGCAGGAGGTCCTACTACGTTAAGCTCCTTTGCCATCTCCTTAGTTATAACTCCAACTCCTTTCCAGCGGTACTTGATACTGTAGTCGTTTTCATAGACATCTTTTAGCCAGAGAACTTTCTCTTTTAGTGTTTTGAGCTTTTCACGGAGCTCCTTCTCTACTTCAGGCGTAAGATCCCTATTTACTCCTCCTATGCAAGCGTAGTCAAACTGGATTCTGTTACCGGTAACGAGTTCTTGGAGCTCCATAACGAGCTCCCTGTCACGGAAGGTGTGCATAAAGAGGTTCTCATAACCGGCAACCTCAGCAAGGTGTCCCATTGCAAGCAGGTGGGAGTGAATCCTGTCAAGCTCGCTCACCAATATTCTCAGGTAGAGAGCTCTCTTTGGAACCTCAATTCCCATGAGCCTTTCAACGGCTGTAACGTAAGCTAAAGTGTGAGAGATAGCACAAAGGCCACAAACCCTTGCGACAACGTAGCCAACCTGCATGTACTTAAACTTGGTCATACAGGCCTTCTCTATTCCTCTGTGGACGTAACCAACGTCAACGTCAACATCAACAATCTTTTCGTTCTCAGTCTGGAAAACGAACCTTATAGGTTCAGGCAGGGCAACGTGCTGGCTACCAAATGGTATCGTTATCTTCTTCCCCATCTTAACCTCTCCTTAAAGGTGCTTGAGGGCTATCTGGTTCAAGGAAGAGACCTTTCTTAGCTCCCTCAACGTTAAGTCCTAAAAGGTCTGCAAGTTCCCACTCGGAAATCCAAGCAGAAGGAATAATGTAGGTAATTGTTGGAATTTCATCGTCGTAACCTGCCTCAGCGGTAAATACCTTGAAAACCTCTTTCTCGCCGTACTTGGCAAAGAACCACTTAAGCTCAACCTTACCGCCAAGGTCCGTTCCGTTAACAGTTATAAAGTGCCACTCATCTGGGTTATAGAACTCTTTAATTGCCTTTCTTACTTCCCTTAAAGGAACTTTTACCTCATCTACCTTCATGGTACCTCCTCGTACACTCTGCAAGGAGTTTTCTACGGCTACTTTCTCTCTTTAGTTCCTTGCATCTGTGTGGCAACTCCATATCCTTCTTCTTTTTCTCAAGAATCTCAAGGGCTTTAACAACGCCGTCTATAATGCTCTCCGGCCTTGCTGCACAGCCGGGAACGTAGACGTCAACAGGAATGAAGTTGTTCACTCCGTTACCTACGTTGTACATACCTCTGAAAACCCCTCCGCTACAGGCACAAGCACCAATGGCCACAACGACCTTGGGCTCTGGCATCTCCATGTAAAGCCTGATAAGCCTGTCCCTCGTCCTTTTCGTAACGGGGCCTGTCACTAAGAGAATGTCGGACTGCTTGGGATTTCCACGATTTAAGATTCCAAACCTCTCAAGGTCGTACTTTGGCCCGAGGCACGCCAAAATCTCTACATCACATCCGTTACAGCTACCTGTGTTGTAGTGAAGTATCCACGGTGATTTCTTCCTAAATCCGTTCAGTTTCATTTACGCCCTCCAGAGTGCAAGTAGCATAAGGTTTATTACAACGAGAGGTACAAGAACGTACCAGTGGAAAGCTATCATCTGACGGAAGGTGAACCTTGCAGTTGCGTTGTCTACGAGGTTGACGAAGAAGAAGGCAAAAACTGTTAGGAGAGCTCCAAGCAGGTAGTTACCACCTGCAAAGAGGAAGACGAAGAAGAAAGCGTAAACGTACTCAATCCACTTAGCCGTGTAAACGGCCTCGTAGAACTTACCGGAGTACTCAATCTCCGGTCCACCAATAATCTCCTGATGGGCCTCCGCAATGTCAAATGGGGATTTTTTAAGAACCGCCGGAAGCGTAAGGAGAAAAGCTATAAAAACAAGTGGCAGTGAGAAAATAGGAACAGCGTCAGACTTGAGAATCTCTGAAATCTGGAAGGTTCCAGTTACGAGGTAAAGGCCGGCCGCTGCCATTACGAAGACCGGCTCGTAAGCAACCATGTGTAAGAGCTCCCTCATTGCCCCGACAACTGAGTAGGGAGAACGAACGCTGAAACCGCCAATTACCAAGAAGGCAAGTGAGAGAACGTGGAAGAAGATAGCTATCAGGATGTCACCACCTGAGAGGAGAACGTAGAGGGAAAACCACGTTCCCACTAAGTACATAATTCCCATAAAGGCGTGGAAAGAGTGAACAATAATGGAGCGCTTGTCCATAAGCTTAAGGAAGTCGTAGAAGGGCTGTAGCAGAGGAGGCCCCTGACGGTTCTGCATCCTTGCCCTTACTACCCTCTCAAGACCGTAGATAAGACCTCCAATCACCGGAGCCAAGATGGTCAGGATGATTGCCAGCGTTCCGCTCATACCAGACCTCCACCAAAAACGAGTGTCATGATGAAGAGGGCAACTGCAGCTGTTTCAATAAACGGTTCTATCTTGGACACGCAGAAGAAGTCGTAAGTTCCAATGGTCATTTCTATGTTCTCACCGCAGGTGTACTCGTAAACCCTGTCTGTATTCCTGAAGTGGATGAAGTAAGCAAGGATTGGAACGAGTAGCAGGAGAACGATTGCGCCAATAATTTGCCAGCCGTAAATCTCAGAGAAAGGCGTGTAGAGGGTAAGGCCAGAAGCTTTAATCTGCGCAGCAGCACCAACTATGTCCTTAACAACCGGGTTAATGAAGTCCGTTGAAAGACGTGCAATGTAAATTGAGCCGACCATAGTAGCCACAACGTAGAGAGTCGTTGTGAAGAAGTAGATGAAGGGGAGCTTCTCTAAGCGGAAGTGGGAAAACTCTCCCCTCTTCCTCGCCATTACGCCGATAACCTTAAAGTAGAGGAGCGTTAGAACAACTCCTCCAACTGTAACGAGAATAATTGAAGCGATATAAGCACCGTGGGAGAGTAAGTTAGAAGCTGTCTCTAAGGTAAGCCATTTCGCTATGAAGATTCCAAAAGGCACTATTGTCATACTCATAAAACCAATGGATATAAAGAGAACAGTAATTGGTGCTTTCTCAACAAGCTGTCTCATCTGTTCTACGTACTTAGCGTTAAAGAGCTTCTCCATAATTCCCGCTTCAAGGAATAGGAGAGCTTTAACAATCGCGTGGAAGAGTATGAGAAGAAGTGATGCAAGTACGGCGATGGGGCTTCCCATGCTGGCAGTGAGCATCATAAGCCCAAGGAGAGAAATCGTAGAGTAAGCGAGGATTTTCTTGAAGTTGTCCTGTGTCAGAGCTAAAAGACCTGCTGCTACGAAGACAAAACCGGTTGTCGTAATGAGGAGCTTTGCAAGCAGTGTTCCTTTAATTACGGGTGAGATTCTCAAGATTAGGTATGGAGCAATCTTAACCATCGTAGCGGAGTGAAGGATTGCACTAACAGGTGTCGGAGCCACCATAGCTCCAAGGAGCCACCTGTGGAAGGGCATCTGTGCACCTTTAACAAGGGCCGAGATAGCAAGGAAACCGAGGGGTATCATTGAAAGGGTTTTCTTATCAATCGCCAAGATGTCCGTGAAGTTGTAAACTCCGTGGTGTTTAACGGCAAAGAGAATCGCAAAGAGGATTGCGATTCCACCTACTTGGTTCATCCAGAGAGCTCTAATGGCATTCCTGATAGAGATATCGTCCCACCTGAACCTAATCAGGATGTAGGAGGCAAGAGTTGTGGTTTCAAAGAGGGCAAAGAACCACTCAATGTTGTTTACAGAAACTGCAAAGTTCATTACGCCTAAGAACCAAAGGAGTATCGCAACGAACCTGTTTTCTCTATCAACGTTTTCCTGTTCCATGTACTTAGTGGCATAGATACAGATGATTGAGCCTACAGTCGCAACGATGAGGTACATAAATGCTGATAGCCTGTCAACGTAGATTGGAGCCGTGTATGACTCAGGGAGTATCATGAGAGCCCAAGTGAGGAGGAAAACCTGAGCAGCTGCAAGAACCGAAACTAAGAAACTCCTAAACTTTATACCCTGATAGAAGAAGTATCCCAAGAGTAAGTAGTCAAAGACGGTTACTGCCGTCTCCACCCAGTGGGGTGTGTGGATGAAAAGTGGGAGCTCTGCGTTCCAGACCTTGCAGGCAAGGTAGGTGAGAACTGGAAGTGAGAGGAATGTAACAAGCTGTCTTCCCCTGTGGGAAGGAATGAGAAAGACTGCAAGTGCCATGAGCCACGGCAGGAGAATCAGTCCTCCTATTACCTGCTCCATTGCCTACCTCCTGTTGTATTGAAGAAGCCACAGATTTCGGCGTATCGTCTGTCTTCTTCTTTCAACCTTGTAGAAAGAACCGCGACAACCGCCTCAAGGAGCTTAACGGCCAAAGCTGGCTCTTCACTTTTAAGCCGTAAAAAACTTTCCCTGTCTATTTTTAGAGCTCTGACGTCCCTTTCCGCTACGGCCTTAAGGGAATGGGTACAGCCAAGGAGAAAGGCACACTCCCCGAGGGGCGTTCCCCCGTAAACAACGGCTATCTTGTTCCACCTGCCAAAGTTGTCGCTCCTAAAAAGGGCAACTCTTCCCTCTCTCAAGAAGTAAAAGAAATCGGCGGGGTCTCCTTCGTCAAAGAGGAGACAGCCTTTCTCAAAACTAACATCCTCAAGGACTTGAGAAAGAACTTCCTTTTCCTCAGGCGAAAAGGAACTAAACAGCTTACACTCTTCAACAAGTGAACTCTTTACCATTCCTATCTCCTAACCACCTTTACTAACGGTGTTTCTCCACCAAACTGGTGGACCGCACAGGCAATTCAGGGGTCGTAGGCCCTTATAAGCATTTCAGCTCGCTTTTTGAGCTCTTCGTCAGAGGCTTCTTTAGACCTTTCAACAAGGGATTTAAGGTCTCTCTCTATAACGGCCTGAAGCTGAGCAGTTGGGGTAATGATGTTAGCTGAGACACACCTTCCGGTATCGTCAAAAGAGTAACGGTGGTAGAGTGTTCCCCGGGGCGCCTCTTTAACGCCAAAGCCCGTTCCTTTTTTGGGAGCTACGGGGACTTCACCTTTAAAGGGAGATGCGTTTATCAGTACCTCTGTTATCTCAATTCCCCTAAGGGCAAACTCTAAGATTTCTATGGCCCTTGCAAGGTTGGCATGGAGGGAATTTGAAGATGGGAAGCTGTTTTTAAGGAGGAAAAGCTGTTTTTTTGTTCCTTCTAAAAGTCTATCAGCGTAATGGTTTACCCTCGCAAGAGGACCTATGAGGAAAGGTTTCTCCTTTATAGTTGAGCACTTGGCAGTGCTGTAGTCGGAAA from Phorcysia thermohydrogeniphila includes:
- the aspS gene encoding aspartate--tRNA ligase, whose translation is MLEHLGDFKRTHYCGEISTADVGKKVRVAGWVDTTRDHGGVVFTDLRDRTGIVQVVFTPDISEELVEKAKKLKHEFVIAVEGTVRRRPPGTENPKLKTGEVEIYAEKLKILNKSLPLPFLIEDDIKVGEDVRLKYRFLDLRRNKMMENIIFRHKLYQTVRRVFNEEGFIEIETPYLTKSTPEGARDFLVPSRIYPGKFYALPQSPQLFKQILMVAGFDKYYQIARCFRDEDLRADRQPEFTQIDFEMSFVSERDVMDVAEKVIRTVYKELLGVEIGEIPVMTYDEAMKRFGTDRPDTRFGLELKEITDVAKTCGFKVFRTVVENGGIVKAINFKGGAKLSRKEIDDLTKFVGIYGAKGLAWIKVTTNGLQSPIVKFFTEGEMNEILKRLEAEVGDILFFVADKPDVVNAALSNLRLKLGRMAGLIDDSKINVLWVVDFPMFEWNEEENRWEALHHPFTSPKEEDVEKLLEDPASVRARAYDMVLNGVEIGGGSIRIHREDIQEKVFKVIGLSDEEAKERFGFLLEALKFGAPPHGGMAFGLDRLCAIMRGEESIRDVIAFPKTQRGQCLLTGAPDTVRPEQLEELHISVEVEEEE
- a CDS encoding ComEC/Rec2 family competence protein, with protein sequence MFFLAFFSLFRPIASPDRVVWISERSENLKLALLENGKRVRLRDDVKIGDIVDGSGHLLTEGNRLYRFLPNLRHSLYRKVEENVDYPISTVVGAVTLGVRYELPYAVKGYFLLSGLYPFLAISGLHVGIVIGALAGLLKLLKVKRPLTKATLSILPLMPLTGLPPSAVRAYLFMLFISLGIENYRKVSPLYLLSVVFLVAVITSGISLSAVLSFSAVAGILLLSSSGGSRITKLLKVSIAPFLFTLPVVLYTFGTVNFLSPINSIIAGFLFSPFLILSFLSEVTLFKLDFLVRALEFAGFYFLKVSQFLFNLTKSFVFYFKVPFWLSGVCMVLMLTLILAGRRNLLLVPPVLLLAYALFTSSTIEGKKIEIEGWRLNSFRFISTEGRVLRNCQIYSSYVLPVTRKFLPENELIDKRAIIHPSKQSER
- a CDS encoding fumarate hydratase; the protein is MREIHVDRVREAVKKLCMEANYFLPEDVLNAFKEGKEKEVSPVGKNVLDILQENARIAAEERIPYCQDTGFAVIFVEIGQDVRFVGGSLEEAINKGVAEGYTEGFLRKSIVSDPLFDRKNTGNNTPAVIHYEIVPGDKVKITVAAKGGGSENMSRLAMLKPADGIEGVKRFVIETVSNAGPNPCPPITVGVGIGGTFEKVAYLAKKALLRPIGHRNPDPRYARLEEELLEEINKLGIGPSGFGGKVTALDVKIEWYPCHIASLPVAVNIQCHASRHKEVEL
- the mdh gene encoding malate dehydrogenase is translated as MNRKKITIVGAGNIGATLALLLARRETADITLVDIDEGIAKGKALDIMEASPILGFNAHVTGTADYADTANSDVVVITAGFPRKPGMSRDDLLFKNFEIVKSVSEQIKKYSPDAFVIVVTNPLDAMTYTALKVTGFPKERVMGMAGVLDSARFAYFISEKTGISVENIKAFVIGGHGDDMVPLRKYTTISGMPVTNFLSDEELSEIIERTRFGGGEIVQLLKTGSAFYAPAASILEMVIAILWNKRKILSASVYLDGEIGEYYGASGLCVGVPIVLGKEGVEEIIKLDLSDEEWQQWRKSVESVRKLVEKLPL
- a CDS encoding 4Fe-4S binding protein, producing the protein MLIESIKNLFSKPATLKYPLEPSPTPPNYRGFIVYKKELCIFCTKCEMVCPPGAIRFTYNEDDTKEFHYNPYLCIYCGECIRACPKPGCLTHAQEAAPPATATTIPDWDSLEKKADESKRAWLASKKKKK
- a CDS encoding nickel-dependent hydrogenase large subunit, with translation MGKKITIPFGSQHVALPEPIRFVFQTENEKIVDVDVDVGYVHRGIEKACMTKFKYMQVGYVVARVCGLCAISHTLAYVTAVERLMGIEVPKRALYLRILVSELDRIHSHLLAMGHLAEVAGYENLFMHTFRDRELVMELQELVTGNRIQFDYACIGGVNRDLTPEVEKELREKLKTLKEKVLWLKDVYENDYSIKYRWKGVGVITKEMAKELNVVGPPARASGLATDVRNEFDYLPFKEVGYRMVVRDEGDVYARNMVRAEETVNSIEMLFNVLDGMPEGDIKVNVKGLPEGESFVRIEAPRGELFYYVRGNKKMVLERLRIRVPTFANIPVMRELFVGMEYADVPAVVISFDPCLSCTAR
- a CDS encoding NADH-quinone oxidoreductase subunit C, translating into MKVDEVKVPLREVRKAIKEFYNPDEWHFITVNGTDLGGKVELKWFFAKYGEKEVFKVFTAEAGYDDEIPTITYIIPSAWISEWELADLLGLNVEGAKKGLFLEPDSPQAPLRRG
- a CDS encoding NADH-quinone oxidoreductase subunit B family protein — translated: MKLNGFRKKSPWILHYNTGSCNGCDVEILACLGPKYDLERFGILNRGNPKQSDILLVTGPVTKRTRDRLIRLYMEMPEPKVVVAIGACACSGGVFRGMYNVGNGVNNFIPVDVYVPGCAARPESIIDGVVKALEILEKKKKDMELPHRCKELKRESSRRKLLAECTRRYHEGR
- a CDS encoding respiratory chain complex I subunit 1 family protein — encoded protein: MSGTLAIILTILAPVIGGLIYGLERVVRARMQNRQGPPLLQPFYDFLKLMDKRSIIVHSFHAFMGIMYLVGTWFSLYVLLSGGDILIAIFFHVLSLAFLVIGGFSVRSPYSVVGAMRELLHMVAYEPVFVMAAAGLYLVTGTFQISEILKSDAVPIFSLPLVFIAFLLTLPAVLKKSPFDIAEAHQEIIGGPEIEYSGKFYEAVYTAKWIEYVYAFFFVFLFAGGNYLLGALLTVFAFFFVNLVDNATARFTFRQMIAFHWYVLVPLVVINLMLLALWRA
- a CDS encoding proton-conducting transporter membrane subunit, with amino-acid sequence MEQVIGGLILLPWLMALAVFLIPSHRGRQLVTFLSLPVLTYLACKVWNAELPLFIHTPHWVETAVTVFDYLLLGYFFYQGIKFRSFLVSVLAAAQVFLLTWALMILPESYTAPIYVDRLSAFMYLIVATVGSIICIYATKYMEQENVDRENRFVAILLWFLGVMNFAVSVNNIEWFFALFETTTLASYILIRFRWDDISIRNAIRALWMNQVGGIAILFAILFAVKHHGVYNFTDILAIDKKTLSMIPLGFLAISALVKGAQMPFHRWLLGAMVAPTPVSAILHSATMVKIAPYLILRISPVIKGTLLAKLLITTTGFVFVAAGLLALTQDNFKKILAYSTISLLGLMMLTASMGSPIAVLASLLLILFHAIVKALLFLEAGIMEKLFNAKYVEQMRQLVEKAPITVLFISIGFMSMTIVPFGIFIAKWLTLETASNLLSHGAYIASIILVTVGGVVLTLLYFKVIGVMARKRGEFSHFRLEKLPFIYFFTTTLYVVATMVGSIYIARLSTDFINPVVKDIVGAAAQIKASGLTLYTPFSEIYGWQIIGAIVLLLLVPILAYFIHFRNTDRVYEYTCGENIEMTIGTYDFFCVSKIEPFIETAAVALFIMTLVFGGGLV
- a CDS encoding cyclic nucleotide-binding domain-containing protein; translation: MVKSSLVEECKLFSSFSPEEKEVLSQVLEDVSFEKGCLLFDEGDPADFFYFLREGRVALFRSDNFGRWNKIAVVYGGTPLGECAFLLGCTHSLKAVAERDVRALKIDRESFLRLKSEEPALAVKLLEAVVAVLSTRLKEEDRRYAEICGFFNTTGGRQWSR